The proteins below are encoded in one region of Geotoga petraea:
- a CDS encoding vWA domain-containing protein, translated as MATRNIDNVIEKAWIELAKENIFYSNARMRFTHVESETVRTIKLIIGSDGNFKLVYNPRRIYNKGVAFTKALIKHELFHIIFGHIFIKIKNKREKSIWDLAMDASVNQYIREFDAMAEPLDTMLSEGHAPDGEFMFVTAPPDMLNKTAEEYFEYAMKFFEDNKLIDLEEIEDKRNETDSHEFESEITQEMAFDIVSEFVQKSYDKSAGDTLEPLEIAHKVITGKSKLDWKTILRRFFGSSVVTDEYRTIMRPNRRYDSQPGWRKIRGPEVAVIVDTSGSIVEDEYDSFFSEIEEITRTLGGTLHLIQADSKVQSTQKYVKGKWKNLTLKGKGSTDLQPAIDYVEESLRPEGIIVFTDGFTEMPNIKRRSLFVLSKNYNPDFFNQSIQYYGTKSAIIMN; from the coding sequence ATGGCTACAAGAAATATAGATAATGTAATAGAAAAAGCCTGGATTGAACTTGCAAAAGAAAACATATTTTATTCAAATGCAAGAATGAGATTTACCCATGTTGAAAGTGAAACCGTTAGAACCATAAAATTGATAATAGGTTCTGATGGGAATTTTAAACTGGTATATAATCCAAGAAGAATATACAATAAAGGCGTCGCTTTCACAAAAGCACTCATAAAACATGAGCTTTTTCATATAATATTTGGTCATATATTTATAAAAATAAAAAATAAAAGAGAAAAAAGCATTTGGGATTTAGCTATGGATGCATCAGTTAACCAATATATTAGAGAGTTTGATGCAATGGCTGAACCGCTTGATACAATGTTATCAGAAGGGCACGCTCCAGATGGCGAATTTATGTTTGTCACAGCTCCACCTGATATGCTAAATAAAACAGCTGAAGAATATTTTGAATATGCCATGAAATTTTTTGAAGACAACAAATTAATTGATCTTGAAGAGATAGAAGATAAAAGAAATGAAACAGATTCTCATGAATTTGAATCAGAAATAACTCAAGAGATGGCTTTTGATATTGTAAGTGAATTTGTTCAAAAATCTTATGATAAAAGTGCTGGTGACACATTAGAACCACTTGAAATAGCTCACAAGGTGATAACCGGGAAATCCAAGCTGGATTGGAAAACCATATTAAGACGATTTTTTGGAAGTTCTGTAGTAACTGATGAATATAGAACCATAATGAGACCTAATAGAAGATATGATTCTCAACCAGGCTGGAGAAAAATCAGAGGCCCTGAAGTTGCTGTTATAGTAGATACCAGTGGTTCTATAGTAGAAGATGAATATGATAGTTTTTTTTCTGAAATAGAGGAAATAACACGAACTCTTGGTGGGACTTTACACCTTATTCAAGCTGATAGCAAAGTACAATCAACTCAAAAATATGTTAAAGGCAAATGGAAAAATTTAACTTTAAAAGGTAAAGGTTCTACTGATTTACAACCTGCAATAGATTACGTGGAAGAATCATTGAGACCAGAAGGAATAATTGTTTTCACAGATGGTTTTACAGAGATGCCAAATATAAAAAGAAGATCTTTATTTGTATTATCCAAAAATTATAATCCAGATTTTTTTAATCAATCAATACAATATTATGGCACAAAATCAGCGATTATAATGAATTAA
- a CDS encoding AAA family ATPase, whose product MKPSDVKFLSKKIMQSNEVPLLWGHFGVGKTDIAKQIAEETGRELIILVISQMEPGDLIGMPSRDENKTTFLKPDWWPEKENSIILIDEINRAHRSIRNAIMQLLIDRRIHNHILPNDCWIMAAANPPDEEYDQVELITDPAFMSRFFHLDISPNDKDWIEWANNVGIDKNTINFIENYPEYLSNDNQISIRLDLRPSPRSWFKLSKVINNLNEDELKKYGYSLAAGIVGSDSARAYINNLNNKTTLPKPEDVILYGKSFDRLKKLNDDEKINMIMRINNYIERIQESDMINIIDNNEHQTIAKNIKAISEFIPKDSIFSILRNLNNLVENSKGLKRAFYDKLMEEIALTLGDEQWLQEI is encoded by the coding sequence ATGAAACCAAGCGACGTAAAATTTTTATCAAAAAAAATAATGCAATCAAATGAAGTGCCATTATTATGGGGGCATTTTGGTGTAGGTAAAACTGATATAGCAAAACAAATAGCTGAAGAAACAGGAAGGGAATTAATAATCCTTGTGATATCTCAGATGGAACCTGGAGATTTAATAGGTATGCCTTCAAGAGATGAAAATAAAACAACTTTTTTAAAACCAGATTGGTGGCCTGAAAAAGAAAATTCAATAATATTAATAGATGAAATAAATAGGGCTCACAGGTCGATAAGAAATGCCATAATGCAACTTTTAATAGATAGAAGGATTCATAACCACATATTACCAAACGACTGTTGGATTATGGCCGCAGCTAACCCCCCAGATGAAGAATATGACCAAGTTGAGTTGATAACTGACCCTGCTTTTATGTCAAGATTTTTCCATTTGGACATATCTCCAAATGATAAAGACTGGATTGAATGGGCTAATAACGTTGGTATAGATAAAAACACTATAAACTTTATAGAAAATTATCCTGAATATTTATCAAATGATAATCAAATATCAATTAGACTTGATCTCAGGCCTTCTCCAAGAAGTTGGTTTAAACTATCAAAAGTGATAAACAATTTAAACGAAGATGAACTAAAAAAATATGGTTATTCATTAGCTGCTGGTATTGTTGGTTCAGATTCTGCAAGAGCTTATATAAACAATTTAAACAATAAAACGACCCTTCCAAAGCCTGAAGATGTAATTCTTTATGGAAAAAGCTTTGATAGATTGAAAAAATTAAATGATGATGAAAAAATTAACATGATAATGAGGATTAATAATTATATTGAGAGAATCCAAGAATCAGATATGATAAACATAATAGATAACAACGAACATCAAACTATAGCAAAAAATATAAAGGCTATATCAGAATTCATTCCTAAAGACAGTATTTTCTCAATATTGAGAAACCTAAATAACTTAGTTGAAAATTCAAAAGGATTAAAAAGAGCTTTCTATGATAAATTGATGGAAGAAATAGCTTTGACCTTGGGGGATGAACAATGGCTACAAGAAATATAG
- a CDS encoding Rqc2 family fibronectin-binding protein, translated as MPLDGIVFNKIIREIGKEMNNHKLKNIYQPVNSQILLQFKSEFILFSLSNPAYISLLENKPDIPDNPLNFAQLLRKNIKGMFLKEAQQIKTDRAGFLLFHGIDYIGQEKTYKLYFELMGRNSNLILTNKKDEIIDSWKKMNDDRRTILPGAFYKPFYDDEKKTIFEDFDDMKNVMGLAAKSKRFINEIGIEKAKEDMKNEKIFLFHDEDENPDISAITPNNYNFEELPPSKAIDKLFSERANKSRYLELKKILEKKLRKTIEKKESLKAKLLADIEKQKDIPNLIKKGELLKTYLYQAKKGDEFIEVYDWENDKNVKIELDSLKNPSTNLEKYFNKVDKLKKRVLHSKKRLRKIQKELDYYYQLYSTVDISDDLDTLEEIREEMIDEGLIQINKKKRRKKPKSTFKKFEYKGFEILVGRNNKQNDELTKSASKDDIWLHTHEIPGSHVLIKGAGKEIPEEVIKRAAEIEAYNSRAKMSNNVPVDYTTPKYVWKPKGAKPGMWLYENFSTIFVTPKQ; from the coding sequence ATGCCATTAGACGGAATAGTATTTAACAAAATAATTAGAGAAATTGGGAAAGAAATGAATAATCATAAATTAAAAAACATATATCAGCCTGTTAACAGTCAAATTCTATTACAATTTAAATCTGAATTTATTTTATTTTCACTTTCAAATCCCGCATATATAAGTTTATTGGAAAATAAGCCAGATATACCAGATAACCCTTTGAATTTTGCACAACTATTAAGAAAGAATATTAAAGGAATGTTTTTAAAAGAAGCACAACAAATAAAAACTGATAGAGCTGGTTTTTTATTATTCCATGGAATTGATTATATAGGGCAAGAAAAAACTTACAAGCTTTATTTTGAGTTGATGGGAAGAAACTCTAATCTTATTCTAACCAATAAAAAAGACGAGATCATAGATTCCTGGAAAAAGATGAATGACGATAGGAGAACTATTCTTCCCGGAGCATTTTATAAGCCATTTTATGATGACGAGAAAAAAACTATTTTTGAAGATTTTGATGATATGAAAAATGTTATGGGATTGGCAGCTAAATCTAAAAGATTTATCAATGAAATTGGGATAGAAAAAGCAAAAGAAGATATGAAAAATGAAAAAATATTTTTATTTCATGACGAAGATGAAAATCCTGATATTTCTGCAATAACCCCCAATAATTACAATTTTGAGGAGTTACCTCCATCAAAAGCAATAGATAAACTTTTCAGTGAAAGAGCAAATAAATCAAGATATTTAGAATTGAAAAAGATTTTAGAGAAAAAATTGAGAAAAACCATTGAAAAAAAAGAGAGTTTAAAAGCAAAATTATTAGCGGATATAGAAAAGCAAAAGGACATTCCCAACCTTATAAAAAAAGGAGAGTTGCTTAAAACTTATTTGTATCAGGCAAAAAAAGGTGATGAGTTTATAGAAGTATACGATTGGGAGAACGATAAAAATGTAAAAATAGAATTAGATTCTTTGAAAAATCCATCAACAAACCTTGAAAAATACTTTAACAAAGTTGATAAATTGAAAAAGAGAGTTTTACACTCTAAGAAAAGGCTGAGAAAAATACAAAAAGAGCTGGATTATTATTATCAATTGTATTCCACTGTGGATATTTCAGATGATTTGGATACACTGGAAGAAATTAGAGAAGAAATGATAGATGAAGGACTAATACAAATTAACAAGAAGAAAAGAAGAAAAAAACCAAAGAGCACTTTCAAAAAATTCGAATATAAAGGATTTGAAATTTTAGTTGGTAGAAACAACAAGCAAAATGATGAGCTAACAAAAAGCGCATCAAAAGATGATATTTGGTTGCATACACATGAAATCCCTGGTTCTCATGTTTTAATAAAAGGTGCTGGAAAAGAAATCCCAGAAGAGGTTATAAAAAGGGCCGCAGAAATAGAAGCTTACAATTCAAGAGCTAAAATGTCCAATAATGTTCCTGTCGATTATACAACCCCAAAATATGTTTGGAAACCAAAAGGGGCAAAACCTGGAATGTGGCTTTATGAAAACTTTTCAACTATATTTGTAACCCCAAAACAATAG
- a CDS encoding phospholipase D-like domain-containing protein, translated as MKKKLLIILLMIVLTVVLSVNFNLNMDLGDSINIADVESFEGELPGSYMNDDEIYFRADGSKSVYSFKINDMDFEINIRNATEDATVFFINEFKKERNEKAFNYLLNEIEKAEKYIYMSLYDIDNEYFYNQILKKADEGVDIKIVTEEDNKNNYSEKLVKNEKIELIYDGNYRLMHNKFIIIDGYLLITGSTNMSDNGLNYNNNNLVFIYNNEITENYMLEFREQFYDKEFGKKGESEKVYKKIKLKNSEISTFFTPDEDYQKVILDYINNAEKEVKVMIFTFTDSNIAQALADAYNRGVDVKVITETFQSGSRWSVYGDFQNKFPFILDKNNKTFHHKLLLIDDKHILTGSYNFTKSALENNDENAVIISNNEEFYKAYENEFDFLWEKYSK; from the coding sequence ATGAAGAAAAAACTCTTAATTATTTTATTAATGATTGTTTTAACAGTAGTACTATCTGTTAATTTTAATTTAAATATGGATTTAGGAGACTCGATAAATATAGCAGATGTAGAAAGTTTTGAAGGTGAGTTACCAGGGAGTTATATGAACGATGATGAGATATATTTCAGGGCTGATGGTTCTAAATCTGTATATTCTTTTAAAATAAACGATATGGACTTTGAAATAAACATAAGAAATGCAACAGAAGATGCAACGGTTTTTTTTATCAACGAGTTTAAAAAAGAAAGAAATGAAAAAGCCTTTAATTATCTTTTAAATGAGATTGAAAAAGCAGAAAAATATATTTATATGTCTCTATACGATATTGATAATGAATATTTTTATAATCAAATTTTAAAAAAAGCGGATGAAGGCGTTGATATAAAAATAGTTACAGAGGAAGACAACAAAAATAATTACTCAGAAAAATTAGTCAAAAATGAAAAAATAGAATTGATATACGATGGTAATTATAGATTAATGCACAATAAATTTATTATTATAGACGGATATTTGTTGATTACTGGAAGTACGAATATGTCTGATAATGGGTTGAATTATAACAATAACAACTTGGTTTTTATTTATAATAACGAAATAACCGAAAATTATATGCTTGAATTCAGAGAACAATTTTATGATAAAGAATTTGGTAAAAAAGGTGAATCGGAAAAAGTCTATAAAAAAATTAAGTTAAAAAACTCAGAAATTAGTACATTTTTTACTCCAGATGAAGATTATCAAAAGGTAATATTAGATTATATAAACAATGCAGAAAAAGAGGTAAAAGTAATGATATTTACATTTACAGATTCTAACATAGCCCAAGCATTAGCAGATGCATATAATAGGGGAGTCGATGTCAAGGTAATAACAGAAACTTTCCAGTCTGGATCAAGATGGTCAGTCTATGGAGATTTTCAAAATAAATTTCCTTTCATACTCGACAAAAACAACAAAACATTCCACCATAAATTGTTGCTGATTGATGATAAACATATTTTGACAGGATCTTATAACTTTACAAAATCAGCACTGGAAAATAACGATGAAAATGCTGTGATAATAAGCAATAATGAGGAATTTTATAAAGCATATGAAAATGAGTTTGATTTTCTTTGGGAAAAATACTCTAAATAA